A section of the Spirosoma pollinicola genome encodes:
- a CDS encoding glutamine--tRNA ligase/YqeY domain fusion protein produces the protein MTEVTKEAGEPMGGSLNFIEQIVEEDIASGKNGGRVHTRFPPEPNGYLHIGHAKSICLNFGLADEYGGQTNLRFDDTNPVTEDTEYVDSIKNDVRWLGFNWENEFYASDYFDQIYQFAETLIQKGLAYVDDSTAEEIAAQKGTPTEPGRLSQYRDRSVDENLDLFRRMKAGEYPDGAKVLRAKVDMASPNMQLRDPIIYRIKHAHHHRTGDTWCIYPMYDFAHGQSDAIEHITHSLCTLEFEVHRPLYEWFIDKLDIFPSRQIEFARLNLTYTVMSKRKLKQLVEEGHVNGWDDPRMPTIAGIRRRGYTPASIREFADRIGIAKRDNLIDVGLLEFCLREELNKSTHRVMAVLDEKPLKLVITNYEVGREEVMHIENNPEDLNAGERNVPFSREVYIERDDFMEVPPKKFFRLFPGGMVRLKGAYIIKCDEVVKDNAGEIIELRCSYIPESRSGSDTSGINVKGTIHWVSVPHAVEAEVRLYDRLFSVENPAADERDFKELINPNSLATVRAFVEPALVEAARSGAQTNFQFMRKGYFILDQDSTAERPVFNRTVTLKDAWAKEQKKG, from the coding sequence ATGACCGAAGTAACTAAAGAGGCCGGCGAACCCATGGGAGGTTCGTTGAATTTTATTGAACAAATAGTTGAAGAAGATATTGCTTCCGGTAAAAACGGCGGGCGTGTTCATACGCGCTTTCCACCCGAGCCAAACGGCTATCTGCACATCGGTCACGCCAAGTCTATTTGTCTGAACTTCGGTCTGGCAGACGAATATGGCGGGCAGACAAACCTCCGTTTCGACGATACAAACCCCGTTACAGAAGATACCGAATACGTTGATTCCATCAAGAATGATGTGCGCTGGCTTGGTTTCAATTGGGAAAACGAATTTTATGCCTCTGATTACTTCGATCAAATCTATCAATTTGCCGAAACGCTGATTCAAAAGGGGTTAGCTTACGTTGACGATTCGACCGCCGAAGAGATTGCCGCCCAGAAAGGTACACCAACGGAACCGGGTCGGCTGAGTCAATACCGCGACCGGAGCGTCGACGAAAACCTTGACCTGTTCCGGCGGATGAAAGCGGGTGAATACCCTGATGGTGCCAAAGTACTGCGGGCGAAAGTCGATATGGCATCACCGAATATGCAGTTACGTGACCCCATCATCTATCGTATCAAACACGCACATCACCACCGCACCGGCGACACCTGGTGCATATACCCGATGTACGATTTTGCTCACGGGCAGTCGGACGCTATCGAGCACATTACGCACTCGTTGTGTACGCTGGAGTTCGAAGTACACCGGCCTTTGTATGAATGGTTTATCGACAAGCTGGACATTTTCCCTTCCCGCCAAATTGAATTTGCCCGGCTCAACCTGACCTATACGGTCATGAGCAAACGCAAATTGAAACAACTGGTGGAAGAAGGACACGTAAACGGATGGGATGATCCCCGGATGCCAACCATTGCGGGTATTCGTCGGCGCGGCTACACGCCCGCCAGTATCCGCGAGTTTGCCGACCGCATCGGTATTGCCAAACGCGACAACCTGATCGATGTGGGTTTACTGGAATTCTGCCTTCGCGAAGAATTGAACAAATCGACTCACCGCGTGATGGCCGTTCTGGACGAAAAGCCGCTTAAACTCGTCATCACCAATTATGAAGTTGGTCGAGAAGAGGTCATGCACATTGAAAACAATCCGGAAGACCTAAACGCGGGCGAACGGAATGTACCCTTCAGTCGCGAGGTATATATTGAGCGTGACGACTTCATGGAAGTGCCGCCCAAAAAATTCTTCCGGTTGTTTCCCGGTGGCATGGTACGGCTGAAAGGTGCGTACATTATTAAGTGCGACGAGGTCGTGAAAGACAACGCGGGCGAGATTATCGAACTGCGCTGCTCGTATATACCCGAAAGCCGGAGCGGTTCGGATACATCGGGCATCAACGTAAAAGGCACGATTCACTGGGTATCGGTGCCTCATGCTGTAGAAGCTGAAGTACGTTTGTATGACCGGCTTTTCTCGGTCGAGAACCCGGCCGCCGACGAGCGGGATTTTAAAGAGTTGATTAACCCAAACTCGTTGGCTACCGTTCGTGCGTTTGTCGAACCGGCGCTGGTTGAAGC
- a CDS encoding TolC family protein, with product MKTCWFIVLLWIVSTFSGAVFAQKTSDSLARQAYLPDCIQYALGHQPIVRQSVIDQEIAERTVQSSLAAWYPQIAAGYNLLHYLKLPVTLIPDATTGEKRPVTLGAQNTSTASFSLTQSIFNRDLLLASRTADTYRAQASQTTVRNKIDVVVNVSKAFYDVILTQRQVDILTEDIARLQRSLQDATNQYQGGIVDKTDPQRAKIALNNSRAQQKQYRDLVGSKVQTLKQLMGYPPNLTLNLTYDTLQLANEVALDTMLLVNPQSRIEYQLLQSQGQLLEANVRYNRWSYLPTVNAIANYNLLYQNNAFGQLFSQTFPNSLIGLSVALPIFQGGRRIQQTKIAELQVQRLNWDLVALTSAVDAEYAQALANYKGNLANYLALRENQLLAEDVYRIINLQYRSGIKTYLDVTIAEADLRTARLNVFNSLYQVLISKLDVQRALGAIQF from the coding sequence ATGAAAACTTGTTGGTTTATAGTTCTACTTTGGATCGTTAGTACATTTTCTGGAGCGGTTTTCGCACAAAAAACATCCGATTCATTAGCCAGACAGGCTTACCTGCCCGACTGCATTCAGTATGCACTGGGTCACCAGCCAATTGTTCGTCAATCGGTTATTGACCAGGAAATAGCGGAGCGGACTGTGCAAAGCTCTCTGGCGGCCTGGTATCCCCAAATCGCGGCTGGCTACAACCTATTGCACTACCTCAAATTACCCGTTACACTGATTCCCGATGCCACAACTGGCGAAAAAAGGCCTGTCACGTTGGGCGCGCAAAACACATCGACAGCGTCATTCTCGCTAACCCAAAGTATTTTCAACCGCGACCTACTGCTAGCCAGTCGAACCGCTGATACATATCGTGCTCAGGCGAGCCAGACTACAGTTCGAAACAAGATTGATGTGGTCGTCAATGTAAGTAAAGCCTTTTACGATGTTATTCTGACGCAGCGGCAGGTAGATATTTTAACCGAAGATATTGCCCGCCTTCAACGCAGTTTACAGGACGCTACGAATCAGTACCAGGGCGGAATCGTCGATAAAACAGACCCTCAACGAGCGAAAATTGCGCTTAATAATAGTCGTGCTCAGCAAAAGCAGTACCGCGATTTGGTGGGTTCTAAAGTTCAGACGTTGAAGCAACTGATGGGCTATCCGCCGAATTTGACGCTCAATTTAACCTACGATACGCTTCAATTGGCGAATGAGGTAGCTCTCGATACAATGTTACTGGTAAACCCGCAGAGCCGTATTGAATACCAACTGCTGCAAAGCCAGGGGCAATTACTGGAAGCAAACGTACGATATAACCGTTGGTCCTACCTGCCAACAGTGAATGCGATTGCCAACTATAACCTGCTTTATCAGAACAATGCATTTGGCCAGCTATTTAGCCAGACGTTTCCAAACTCATTGATTGGCCTGTCGGTCGCGTTGCCCATTTTTCAGGGCGGACGACGTATTCAGCAGACGAAGATTGCGGAGTTGCAGGTACAGCGGCTGAATTGGGATCTGGTTGCTTTGACAAGTGCCGTCGATGCTGAATATGCGCAGGCACTAGCCAACTACAAAGGAAATCTGGCGAATTACCTCGCCCTGCGCGAGAACCAGTTGCTTGCCGAAGATGTGTATCGAATCATTAATCTTCAATACCGTTCAGGCATAAAAACGTATCTGGACGTGACCATTGCCGAAGCTGATTTACGAACCGCCCGACTAAATGTGTTCAACTCCCTGTATCAGGTATTGATCAGCAAACTGGATGTCCAACGCGCCTTAGGTGCTATACAATTTTAA
- a CDS encoding efflux RND transporter periplasmic adaptor subunit, translating to MKQYINLSIISAVITVTFWACGGKKDDQQQAPPPPTAVSAVKAEKGNATYYDQFPATVTALLEVEIQPQVSGNITGIFFQDGQQVRKGQKLYTIDPQQYRAGYDQAVANLNVQKANLNRAQKDANRYNTLAEQDAVAKQLVDNANATLEAAKMQVEASQAAIQQVATNLKYTTIYAPLDGTIGISQVRLGAAVAPGSTPLNTISSDNPIAADLQVDASEIPRFQKLQNQKNTGRDSTLVLTMPDGRNYKYPGSVRIIDRAVDPQTGTLRVRIAFPNPDKQLKVGINANVRVKNSTGEPQLLIPYQAVTEQMSEYFVFVVGDSSKVTQKKVTLGARINDKVIVKAGLKEGETVVTEGTQKIREGAKVRVTQAGQQAGPKQDSSSKQTAAK from the coding sequence ATGAAACAATATATTAATCTGTCGATTATTAGCGCTGTTATCACGGTAACTTTTTGGGCCTGTGGTGGTAAAAAAGATGACCAGCAGCAGGCACCTCCGCCACCAACTGCCGTTTCGGCCGTAAAGGCGGAGAAGGGAAATGCAACCTATTATGATCAGTTTCCCGCCACGGTGACCGCCTTGCTTGAGGTAGAAATTCAACCTCAGGTGTCGGGTAATATCACAGGCATATTTTTCCAGGATGGCCAGCAGGTGCGTAAGGGGCAGAAACTGTATACTATTGATCCTCAGCAATACCGGGCCGGTTACGATCAGGCAGTAGCGAACCTTAACGTTCAGAAAGCGAATCTCAACCGGGCTCAGAAAGACGCCAATCGGTATAATACACTGGCCGAACAGGATGCCGTAGCCAAACAACTGGTCGATAATGCAAATGCCACGCTGGAAGCGGCTAAAATGCAGGTTGAAGCGTCGCAGGCAGCTATTCAGCAAGTAGCCACGAACTTGAAATACACGACGATTTACGCCCCCCTTGATGGTACAATCGGCATCTCGCAGGTGCGCCTTGGTGCCGCCGTTGCACCGGGCTCAACGCCACTTAACACGATCTCGTCTGACAATCCGATTGCGGCTGACTTACAGGTTGATGCGTCTGAAATTCCACGATTTCAAAAGCTGCAAAACCAGAAAAATACTGGCCGCGACTCAACGCTTGTACTGACGATGCCTGATGGCAGAAATTATAAATACCCCGGTTCTGTGCGCATTATTGACCGCGCCGTAGACCCGCAAACGGGTACGCTGCGTGTTCGTATCGCTTTCCCGAATCCAGACAAACAACTTAAAGTAGGTATAAACGCCAATGTTCGGGTGAAAAACAGTACGGGCGAGCCGCAACTGCTGATTCCGTATCAGGCTGTAACCGAGCAGATGAGCGAATACTTTGTGTTTGTGGTAGGCGACAGCAGTAAAGTGACCCAGAAGAAAGTAACGCTGGGTGCCCGAATTAACGATAAAGTAATCGTAAAAGCAGGTTTGAAAGAAGGCGAAACCGTCGTAACGGAAGGCACGCAAAAGATTCGTGAAGGCGCGAAAGTACGTGTTACCCAGGCTGGTCAGCAGGCTGGCCCCAAACAAGATTCGAGCAGTAAACAGACGGCAGCAAAATAA
- a CDS encoding efflux RND transporter permease subunit — MFAEIFINRPVTAIVASIVIVLLGVLALLSLPVSQYPDITPPVVQVTGTYTGADAQTVEQTVATPIETQVNGTPGMDYVQTNATNDGRMSMNVTFKVGTDVNIAALDVQNRVGIAQPQLPQEVTRLGVVVRKRNPSLFMLVAMYSPKGTHNVSFLDNYTNIYIRDALLRVPGVGDIFSRADDFSMRIWLKPDRLAQLGLTPDDVVAALQEQNLQVAGGSVGASPQPASQAFEYSVFTNSRLSKEEEFRKIIVRSDPAKGSLVYLNDVARVQLGKFSYASNSFVDGKRASYLLVYQLPGSNALETAKGVYAAMDNLKKTFPKDIEYVVPFESVSVIQVSIEEVIKTLVEALVLVILVVFLFLQSWRATLITLLAIPVSIVGTFALFVPLGFTINTLTLFAFVLAIGIVVDDAIVVVEAVQVNIDKGMTPKEATREAMREISAPVIAIALILAAVFVPVGFIPGIVGRLYQQFAITIAVSVLISAFVALSLTPALCTLLLRPMHIDENAKGLNKFFYKFNKWFERVTNAYSNGVQRLIKATPLVIVGLVVLYIGTGLLFRAKPTGFIPTEDEGRLIVTYEIPEAASTTRSLEVLNRIMAILKKQPYVNHFAALGGLNAITFASKSNSGTVFMQLKPWDERKERNMQADSLVVKLQKELAVLNDARPQVLQPPAIPGLGQSSGFTFEIQQRESNDDVKAFDNVVQTFLTEANKRPEISRAFTYFTAKSPAYRVDVDRDKCKKLGISVSSVYTTMQTLLGSQYVNDFIIYGRKFRVVAQADTMYRSDIKALNNYYVRNSGGQLVPISTVITTSVIENAPLISHFNLFRSVELNGGAKPGYSTSQANDALREVAAKVLPAGYAYDFGGLSREEINAGSSSIYIFMLSIGFVFLFLAALYESWSVPFSVLLSVPIGALGAITALIIFPYLTNNVYAQIGLITLIGLAAKNAILIVEFAKERVDKGEDLLESTIEAVRLRLRPILMTSLAFILGVFPLALASGAGGVARSTIGRTVLGGMLAATSLAIFVVPVLYVGITRLAYGKKGLAALKENGEKAKKEDKPEEPVVAQTQPAPSNGNGQSGDKVRH, encoded by the coding sequence ATGTTCGCAGAAATATTCATCAACCGACCTGTTACGGCCATCGTCGCATCCATCGTGATCGTCCTGTTGGGCGTACTGGCCTTATTGAGTTTACCCGTCAGCCAATATCCCGACATTACCCCCCCGGTGGTGCAGGTAACGGGTACTTACACTGGTGCCGATGCCCAGACGGTGGAGCAAACCGTGGCAACACCCATTGAAACGCAGGTCAATGGTACTCCGGGAATGGACTATGTTCAAACCAATGCCACCAACGACGGTCGTATGAGTATGAACGTGACCTTTAAAGTAGGCACCGACGTAAACATTGCCGCCCTCGATGTACAGAACCGGGTTGGTATCGCGCAACCGCAGTTGCCTCAGGAAGTTACCCGTCTTGGCGTCGTGGTTCGGAAACGAAATCCGTCGCTGTTTATGCTGGTAGCTATGTATTCGCCAAAAGGCACTCACAATGTTTCGTTTCTGGATAACTACACCAACATTTATATTCGGGATGCGCTGTTGCGGGTGCCGGGCGTGGGCGATATTTTTAGCCGGGCCGATGACTTCAGTATGCGTATCTGGCTTAAACCGGATCGACTAGCGCAATTAGGGTTAACTCCCGATGATGTTGTGGCGGCACTACAGGAGCAGAACTTACAGGTGGCGGGTGGCTCGGTAGGGGCATCGCCACAGCCAGCGTCACAAGCTTTTGAATATTCGGTCTTTACTAACAGCCGACTAAGCAAGGAAGAAGAATTTCGGAAAATCATTGTTCGAAGCGATCCGGCAAAAGGCTCACTGGTTTATCTGAATGACGTAGCACGGGTGCAATTGGGTAAGTTTTCATATGCCAGTAACTCATTCGTTGATGGCAAGCGGGCTTCCTATTTGCTTGTTTATCAGTTGCCGGGTAGTAACGCCCTGGAAACGGCCAAAGGCGTTTATGCGGCAATGGACAACCTGAAGAAAACCTTCCCCAAAGACATTGAATACGTAGTTCCCTTTGAGTCGGTTTCGGTTATTCAGGTCTCTATTGAAGAGGTAATAAAAACACTGGTTGAAGCCTTGGTACTGGTTATTCTGGTGGTATTCCTCTTCCTGCAAAGTTGGCGGGCTACACTCATTACGTTGCTGGCTATTCCGGTATCTATCGTCGGAACCTTCGCTTTATTTGTTCCTTTGGGCTTCACGATCAATACATTAACCCTTTTTGCGTTCGTGCTGGCTATCGGTATTGTGGTCGATGATGCTATTGTGGTGGTGGAAGCCGTGCAGGTAAATATCGACAAGGGCATGACGCCAAAAGAGGCTACCCGAGAGGCCATGCGCGAGATTTCAGCACCGGTAATTGCCATTGCTCTTATTCTGGCGGCTGTGTTCGTACCGGTTGGTTTTATCCCCGGAATTGTGGGGCGGCTCTACCAGCAGTTTGCGATTACGATTGCCGTTTCGGTGTTGATTTCGGCCTTCGTGGCCCTGTCGTTAACGCCCGCTTTATGTACGCTTCTGCTGCGCCCGATGCACATCGACGAAAACGCAAAAGGTCTGAACAAGTTCTTCTACAAGTTCAACAAGTGGTTCGAACGGGTAACCAATGCCTATTCTAACGGGGTTCAGCGACTCATCAAAGCAACTCCGCTGGTAATTGTCGGGCTGGTCGTTTTATATATCGGAACTGGGCTTTTATTCCGGGCTAAACCGACCGGATTTATCCCGACAGAAGATGAAGGTCGTTTAATTGTAACCTATGAAATTCCGGAAGCGGCTTCAACTACGCGTAGTCTTGAGGTGCTTAACCGAATCATGGCGATTCTTAAAAAACAGCCCTACGTCAATCACTTTGCAGCTTTGGGCGGTCTGAACGCCATAACATTTGCCTCCAAGTCGAATAGTGGTACGGTATTTATGCAGTTGAAGCCCTGGGACGAGCGTAAGGAGCGAAACATGCAGGCCGATTCGCTGGTGGTCAAGCTGCAAAAAGAATTGGCTGTTCTGAACGATGCCCGGCCTCAGGTGTTGCAGCCACCGGCTATTCCGGGCCTGGGTCAGTCATCGGGTTTTACCTTCGAAATTCAACAACGGGAGTCTAACGACGATGTCAAGGCGTTTGATAATGTGGTACAGACGTTCCTGACAGAAGCCAATAAACGCCCCGAAATTTCACGGGCCTTTACGTATTTCACCGCGAAATCACCAGCCTATCGGGTTGACGTTGACCGCGATAAGTGCAAAAAACTGGGTATCTCGGTTAGTTCTGTCTATACCACAATGCAAACGTTGTTGGGTAGTCAATACGTTAACGACTTCATTATTTACGGCCGGAAGTTCCGGGTCGTAGCACAAGCCGATACTATGTACCGCTCCGATATTAAGGCGCTCAATAATTATTACGTTCGTAATAGTGGGGGTCAGTTGGTGCCCATCAGTACAGTTATCACAACCAGCGTTATCGAAAATGCCCCGTTGATCTCGCACTTTAACCTGTTCCGATCGGTCGAGTTGAATGGGGGTGCCAAACCCGGATACAGTACCAGCCAGGCCAATGATGCCCTGCGTGAAGTAGCCGCCAAAGTGCTGCCTGCTGGCTATGCGTATGATTTTGGCGGGCTAAGCCGGGAAGAAATCAATGCGGGCAGCAGCTCAATCTATATTTTTATGCTGTCGATTGGCTTCGTATTCCTGTTCCTGGCGGCTTTGTATGAAAGCTGGTCGGTGCCTTTTTCGGTATTACTTTCTGTGCCAATTGGTGCATTGGGGGCCATTACTGCCCTGATCATTTTCCCATACCTGACCAATAACGTGTACGCTCAAATTGGGTTGATTACCCTGATTGGTCTGGCTGCTAAAAACGCCATCCTGATTGTGGAGTTTGCCAAAGAGCGTGTTGACAAAGGGGAGGATTTGCTGGAGTCTACAATCGAAGCTGTTCGCCTTCGTTTACGCCCAATTCTGATGACTTCGCTGGCGTTTATTCTTGGCGTGTTTCCATTGGCGTTGGCGAGTGGAGCTGGGGGCGTTGCCCGTTCAACCATTGGCCGGACAGTATTAGGCGGTATGCTGGCGGCTACCTCGCTGGCTATTTTCGTGGTGCCCGTTCTATATGTTGGCATCACAAGGCTGGCCTATGGCAAAAAAGGCTTAGCGGCTTTAAAGGAGAACGGCGAGAAAGCGAAAAAAGAAGATAAACCTGA